From Pandoraea vervacti, the proteins below share one genomic window:
- a CDS encoding FadR/GntR family transcriptional regulator produces MSTLSASESNGASGATASFAPVTPPPRLRLSDMVYEQLETMVVEGRLAPGSALPSERDLAQQMGVSRPSLREALLRLESRGLIVGRAGGGYLVANASQPLLAEPLSQLMSRHSKTVDDVLEMREVLEAKAVELAAERATPEDIARLSQALEALETAYAAGRDGLDGEGDARGQSLLTRVPELDAHFHLALAEATHNLVLVHLMHAIFELLRGSVVDNYRAIVGHGADLAELIDQHRRIFHAVASHDVGSAQRSLHEHLTFIRNNSGDPTESA; encoded by the coding sequence ATGTCTACGCTTTCCGCCAGTGAATCCAACGGGGCGTCGGGGGCCACCGCCAGTTTTGCGCCGGTCACGCCGCCCCCACGCCTGCGTCTGTCCGACATGGTCTACGAGCAACTGGAGACGATGGTCGTCGAAGGTCGGCTCGCGCCGGGCTCCGCGTTGCCGTCCGAGCGCGATCTGGCGCAGCAGATGGGCGTGTCGCGTCCGTCGCTGCGCGAAGCGCTGTTGCGGCTGGAGTCGCGCGGGCTGATCGTCGGCCGCGCAGGCGGCGGTTATCTGGTCGCCAATGCCAGTCAGCCGCTGCTCGCCGAGCCGCTGTCGCAGTTGATGTCCCGTCACAGCAAGACTGTGGACGATGTACTGGAAATGCGCGAAGTGCTCGAAGCCAAAGCCGTGGAACTGGCTGCCGAACGTGCCACGCCCGAGGATATTGCACGTCTGTCGCAGGCGCTCGAAGCGCTGGAAACCGCCTACGCGGCCGGGCGCGACGGACTCGACGGCGAGGGAGATGCCCGGGGGCAGTCGCTCCTGACCCGTGTGCCCGAACTCGACGCGCACTTTCATCTGGCGCTCGCGGAGGCCACGCACAACCTCGTGCTGGTGCATCTGATGCACGCGATCTTCGAGTTGCTGCGCGGATCGGTCGTCGACAATTACCGCGCGATTGTCGGACATGGGGCAGATCTGGCGGAACTTATCGACCAGCACCGCCGCATTTTTCATGCTGTCGCGTCGCACGATGTCGGCAGCGCGCAGCGGTCGCTGCATGAGCATCTGACGTTCATCCGGAACAATTCCGGCGATCCGACTGAATCGGCCTGA
- a CDS encoding FAD-linked oxidase C-terminal domain-containing protein, whose product MGSNVSSAASQRHHPDSHTRELDGESDPARHPQTVTPSASSAVTATAPHTPAAESAAEPVFDALTDATRAARLAALRAAVPDAQWLTDREQITPYECDGLAAYRKLPLAVVLPADEDQVCRILRACHAHGVPVVPRGAGTGLSGGAMPITDGIVLSLAKFKRILDVDAYARTATVQPGVRNLAVSEAAAPYGLYYAPDPSSQIACTIGGNVSENSGGVHCLKYGLTVHNVLRVRAVTMDGEIVEFGSHALDSPGLDLLSVFIGSEGMFCVVTEVTVKLVPKPQVQQVIMASFDDVQAGGDAVAAIIAAGIIPAGLEMMDKPATQAVEEFVHAGYDLDAAAILLCESDGTPEEVAEEIARVSAVLRASGATRIQVSTSEAERLRFWSGRKNAFPAAGRISPDYYCMDGTIPRRTIGTLLKRIEAMEVQYGLRCINVFHAGDGNMHPLILFNGNDLDEWHRAEAFGSDILEACVELGGTVTGEHGVGIEKINSMCVQFSPEERDAFFAVKRAFDPAGLLNADKAIPTRARCAEYGKLHVRGGLLPHPDLPRF is encoded by the coding sequence ATGGGATCGAATGTGTCGTCCGCTGCCAGTCAGCGTCATCACCCCGATAGTCACACCCGCGAGTTGGACGGCGAGTCAGATCCGGCGCGCCATCCGCAGACGGTTACCCCGTCAGCGTCGTCCGCAGTCACGGCCACCGCGCCCCACACACCCGCCGCCGAATCCGCTGCCGAACCTGTATTCGACGCGTTGACCGACGCCACCCGCGCGGCCCGTCTCGCCGCCTTGCGCGCCGCAGTGCCCGACGCCCAGTGGCTCACCGATCGCGAGCAGATCACGCCGTACGAGTGCGATGGTCTGGCCGCTTACCGCAAGCTTCCGCTCGCGGTGGTGCTGCCCGCCGACGAAGACCAAGTCTGCCGCATCTTGCGAGCGTGCCACGCACACGGCGTTCCTGTTGTGCCACGTGGGGCGGGCACGGGCCTGTCCGGCGGCGCCATGCCGATTACCGACGGCATCGTGCTCTCGCTGGCGAAGTTCAAGCGCATTCTCGACGTCGACGCCTATGCCCGCACCGCGACCGTGCAGCCGGGCGTGCGCAACCTCGCCGTCTCCGAAGCCGCCGCGCCGTATGGCCTCTATTACGCCCCCGACCCTTCGTCCCAGATCGCCTGCACCATCGGCGGCAACGTCTCCGAGAATTCGGGCGGCGTGCACTGCCTGAAGTACGGGCTCACCGTGCACAACGTGCTGCGTGTGCGCGCGGTGACGATGGACGGCGAGATCGTCGAGTTCGGCTCCCATGCGCTGGATTCGCCCGGCCTCGATCTGCTTTCGGTCTTCATCGGCAGCGAGGGCATGTTCTGCGTCGTGACCGAGGTCACTGTGAAGCTCGTGCCCAAGCCGCAAGTCCAGCAAGTCATCATGGCGAGCTTCGACGACGTGCAAGCCGGTGGCGACGCCGTCGCGGCGATCATCGCGGCGGGCATCATCCCGGCGGGTCTGGAAATGATGGACAAACCGGCCACGCAAGCCGTGGAAGAGTTCGTGCACGCCGGCTACGACCTCGACGCCGCGGCCATCCTGCTGTGCGAGTCCGACGGCACGCCGGAGGAGGTCGCCGAAGAGATCGCTCGCGTATCGGCCGTGCTGCGCGCGTCCGGCGCCACCCGCATTCAGGTCTCGACCTCCGAGGCCGAACGGCTGCGCTTCTGGTCCGGTCGCAAGAACGCCTTCCCCGCCGCCGGGCGCATCTCGCCCGACTATTACTGCATGGACGGCACCATCCCGCGCCGCACGATCGGCACGCTACTCAAGCGCATCGAAGCGATGGAGGTGCAATACGGGCTGCGCTGCATCAACGTCTTTCATGCGGGCGACGGCAACATGCATCCGCTGATTCTCTTCAACGGCAACGACCTCGACGAATGGCACCGCGCCGAAGCCTTTGGCAGCGACATTCTCGAGGCCTGTGTGGAGCTGGGCGGCACGGTGACGGGCGAGCACGGTGTGGGCATCGAGAAGATCAACTCGATGTGCGTGCAGTTCTCGCCGGAAGAGCGCGACGCATTCTTCGCCGTGAAGCGTGCCTTCGACCCCGCCGGATTGCTTAACGCCGACAAGGCGATCCCCACGCGCGCGCGCTGTGCCGAATACGGCAAGCTGCATGTGCGCGGCGGACTGTTGCCCCACCCCGATTTGCCGAGGTTCTGA
- the glcE gene encoding glycolate oxidase subunit GlcE, translating to MQASAAAQALAAIRERVLAATASGTPLDIHGGNTKRWYGETPSGEPLDMRAYRGIVSYDPAELVITARAGTPLAEIEAALAERSQMLPFEPPHFGAGATLGGCIAAGLAGPRRPHVGAPRDFVLGAVVMNGHGQVLHFGGQVMKNVAGYDVSRVLAGALGTLGVLLELSIKVLPCPVAEATLRFAMTQTQAIDQLNRWGGQPLPLMGSAWHDGVLSVRLGGAAAAIDAARATMGGHHVDAIEAHAFWASLREQTHPFFASAPVQGDGEPLWRLSVPPTTPPLAHGDEHLIEWGGAQRWWITQRPAADIRAIAAALGGHATLFRHGNKSAGAASVFTPQPAALQAIGERLQQAFDPSRIFNRHRLYR from the coding sequence ATGCAAGCGAGCGCCGCCGCCCAGGCCCTTGCGGCGATTCGCGAGCGTGTGCTCGCCGCCACGGCCAGCGGCACGCCGCTCGACATTCACGGCGGCAATACGAAGCGCTGGTACGGCGAGACGCCGAGCGGCGAGCCGCTCGACATGCGCGCCTATCGCGGCATCGTGTCGTACGACCCGGCCGAGCTCGTCATCACCGCGCGCGCGGGCACGCCGCTCGCCGAGATCGAAGCCGCACTGGCCGAGCGCTCGCAGATGCTGCCGTTCGAGCCGCCGCATTTCGGCGCCGGCGCCACGCTCGGCGGCTGCATTGCCGCCGGACTCGCCGGGCCGCGCCGCCCGCACGTGGGCGCGCCGCGCGACTTCGTGCTCGGCGCTGTCGTCATGAACGGTCACGGACAAGTCCTGCATTTTGGCGGACAGGTGATGAAAAACGTCGCGGGTTACGACGTCTCGCGTGTTCTCGCCGGCGCCCTGGGCACGCTTGGCGTGCTGCTCGAACTCTCGATCAAGGTGTTGCCGTGCCCGGTCGCCGAAGCCACGCTGCGCTTCGCAATGACACAGACCCAGGCGATCGATCAGCTCAACCGCTGGGGCGGTCAGCCGCTGCCGCTGATGGGTTCGGCATGGCATGACGGTGTACTGAGCGTACGTCTTGGGGGCGCGGCGGCCGCCATCGATGCGGCCCGGGCGACGATGGGCGGTCATCACGTCGACGCCATCGAAGCGCATGCGTTCTGGGCGTCGCTGCGCGAACAGACGCATCCGTTCTTCGCCAGCGCGCCCGTGCAGGGAGACGGCGAGCCGCTGTGGCGCCTGTCGGTACCGCCCACGACACCCCCGCTGGCGCATGGCGACGAGCATCTGATCGAATGGGGCGGCGCGCAGCGCTGGTGGATCACACAGCGCCCTGCTGCCGACATCCGCGCAATCGCCGCAGCGCTCGGCGGGCATGCTACGCTGTTTCGCCACGGCAACAAGTCGGCGGGTGCGGCAAGCGTTTTCACACCGCAACCGGCGGCACTGCAGGCGATCGGCGAGCGTCTTCAACAAGCATTCGATCCGAGCCGCATCTTCAACCGTCATCGGTTGTACCGGTAA
- the glcF gene encoding glycolate oxidase subunit GlcF, whose translation MQTNLAEFLRQTPDGDEAEAILRKCVHCGFCTATCPTYQLLGDELDGPRGRIYLIKQMVEGQPVTRETQRHLDRCLTCRSCESTCPSGVQYGRLADIGRRHVDAKVGRPASERALRWTLARVLPNRTLFSPALRLGQQFRGLLPRALREKVPHRQRSGSWPQAKHARRMLMLEGCVQPAMLPNVNKATARVLDALGIEMVRPSSAGCCGAIRLHLNYHDDGLNDIRRNIDAWWPEIEAGAQAIVINASGCGATVKEYGHLLRHDPQYAGKAQRVSELARDLSEVLLDNLEALQKRVPQRLTGKNGKIAYHPPCTLQHGQQLKGVVEKVLAGVGVAVMLPQDSHICCGSAGTYSVTQPELSHQLRDAKWKSLDALEPELVVSANVGCICHLQGTAKGEHARNHAPVQHWIELLDRLIATA comes from the coding sequence ATGCAAACCAACCTCGCAGAATTCCTCCGTCAAACACCGGACGGTGACGAAGCCGAAGCCATTCTCCGCAAATGCGTGCATTGCGGATTCTGTACCGCGACCTGCCCGACCTACCAATTGCTGGGCGATGAACTCGACGGCCCGCGCGGGCGCATCTACCTGATCAAGCAGATGGTCGAGGGCCAGCCCGTGACGCGCGAAACCCAGCGCCATCTGGACCGCTGTCTGACGTGCCGCAGTTGCGAGTCGACGTGTCCTTCCGGCGTGCAGTACGGACGTCTTGCCGATATCGGCCGCCGTCACGTCGATGCCAAAGTCGGTCGTCCGGCGAGCGAGCGCGCCCTTCGCTGGACGCTCGCGCGTGTGCTGCCCAACCGTACGCTGTTCTCGCCCGCGCTGCGCCTCGGCCAGCAGTTTCGCGGCCTGCTGCCGCGCGCGTTGCGCGAGAAGGTGCCGCATCGTCAGCGCTCGGGAAGCTGGCCGCAGGCCAAACACGCGCGGCGCATGCTGATGCTCGAAGGCTGCGTGCAACCGGCCATGTTGCCTAACGTCAACAAAGCCACGGCGCGCGTGCTCGACGCCCTCGGTATCGAAATGGTCCGCCCGTCTTCAGCCGGGTGCTGCGGCGCGATTCGTCTGCACCTGAACTATCACGACGATGGCCTGAACGACATTCGCCGCAATATCGACGCTTGGTGGCCCGAGATCGAAGCGGGCGCGCAAGCGATCGTGATCAACGCTTCCGGGTGCGGGGCGACGGTCAAGGAGTACGGGCATTTGCTGCGCCATGACCCGCAATACGCGGGCAAGGCGCAACGGGTCTCGGAACTCGCGCGCGATCTCTCGGAAGTGCTGCTCGACAATCTCGAAGCCCTGCAAAAGCGCGTGCCGCAGCGGCTCACGGGCAAGAACGGCAAGATTGCCTACCACCCGCCTTGCACGCTGCAACATGGCCAGCAACTCAAAGGGGTGGTGGAGAAGGTGCTCGCCGGCGTGGGTGTCGCGGTCATGCTGCCGCAGGACAGCCACATCTGCTGCGGCTCGGCCGGCACCTACTCCGTGACCCAACCCGAACTGTCGCATCAATTGCGCGACGCCAAATGGAAGTCGCTCGACGCGCTCGAGCCCGAGCTCGTCGTCTCGGCCAATGTCGGCTGCATCTGCCATCTGCAAGGCACGGCCAAAGGCGAACATGCCCGCAACCACGCGCCGGTGCAGCACTGGATCGAGTTGCTCGACCGTCTGATCGCCACCGCCTGA
- a CDS encoding DoxX family protein, which yields MIDVKTAPYAALLLRVSLGILFLAHLSLKVFVFTVPGFVGFMGSLGLPPVVAYVTMALELVGGLMLITGFYARWAALPLAALMLGTIVSVHGHNGWMFANKGGGWEFPAFWLAALLVVALLGDGAFALRRSHAA from the coding sequence ATGATCGATGTCAAAACCGCCCCGTACGCTGCGCTGCTGCTGCGCGTCTCGCTGGGTATCCTGTTTCTTGCCCACCTGTCGCTCAAGGTGTTCGTCTTCACGGTGCCCGGCTTCGTCGGCTTCATGGGCTCGCTTGGCCTGCCGCCTGTCGTCGCCTATGTCACGATGGCGCTGGAGCTCGTCGGCGGTCTGATGCTGATTACCGGTTTTTATGCACGCTGGGCGGCCCTGCCGCTCGCCGCGCTGATGCTCGGCACCATCGTCTCCGTGCACGGCCACAATGGCTGGATGTTCGCCAACAAGGGCGGCGGCTGGGAATTTCCGGCGTTCTGGCTGGCGGCATTGCTGGTCGTGGCGCTGCTCGGTGACGGCGCATTCGCCCTTCGCCGCTCGCACGCGGCCTGA